The Lipingzhangella halophila genome segment AAGGCGTAGATGTACTCGTCTCCGGTGCGGGCCATATCCGCCTGACCTTCGCTGACCGGAGTGACGCGGCCGACCGCGGTGTCGGAGGTGATTACCCGGATGTTGGGCCCGCCGTCCGCGGTGATGGCGTCGGCGACCGCGGCGACGTCGGCGTAGGTCGACGTCCCGGTGCCGTAGGTGCTCCACACCATCTGGTTCGGCATGCCCTCCTCGTCTTCGCCGGCGTTTCCGCAGGCCGCGAGGCTCATTGTCGATACGACGGCAATACTGGTCGCAAGAACTCGCTTCTTCACGTGTGTCCCTGATTCGTCAGTGGCTGATGGGGGATCAGGGTCAGCGCCCCGCCTGGCGGGCCAGTGCGTGGCAATGGGCCGCCGGGCGGGGCGCTGACCTCGTTGCGGAGGGTCCGGCCCGCACGGAGCCGCGACGTGTGGCGGCCGTCCCGGTGCGGGCGCCGTTCAGCGGATTGTCGCGTGCCGGCGGGTCCCGGGAACCCGCCCGCGGTTAGGGAACTGGCGGCCGGGCTCCCCGCTGGTCGGTGGCTGCGACCGGGCAGGGGGCGCGGGTGAGCCGCATGGGGCGCGCGGAGGGGGCACAGTTCCGCGCCGTCCTTCCCGCGCGACATGACGTGGGTCACAACCGCCAATCTGGGTACACGGTGGCAGCCCAGGCGTAAGACCGTCCAATACCGAGTTCCTACCTCAGAAGAACCGAATCCCTATCAATCGAGGCCGGGCTCCAGTCCCTGCACGTCACTGCGGGACGGGGTCGGGAGCACCTGCTCGGCCACCCGCAGCACGGTGTGCAGCGCCGCCGAGGCGTTGTCCTCGCGCCAGGCCAGGGCCGAGTCGATCGTGGGGACGTCACCGCGCAGCTCCCGGTAGACCATCCCGGAGCGCCGGATGTGCTGCACCGACGACACCGTGATCGTCACCCCGACCCCCGCGGCGACCAGGTCGAGGATGGTGTAGGAGTCGGGCGCCTCCTGGACGATGCGCGGCATGTAGCCCGCGTCGAGAGCGATGCGCACCATGTTCTCGCGCACGCTGGAGCCCTCGGTACCGGGGAACGCGACGAACGGCTCCTCGGCGAGGTCGGCCACATCGAGGGCGGGCTCGCCGGCCAGGCGGTGGTCCGATGGCAGCGCCGCGACCAGGCGCTCGTGCTGGATCACCCGCGTACGGACCCCGGAACGCCGCACGGGCAGCCGGACGAACCCGATGTCGAGCTCGCGGTCGGCCACCCGTGCGAGCGCCACACCGGCATAGGTCTGCCCTTCGAGGCGCAGCTCGATACCCGGGTAGGCGGCCCGCACGGCCTTGGTCAGCGTCGGGATCGCCTCGTGGCTGCTCGCGCCGGCGAATCCGATGCTGACCCGGCCCACCTCGCCGCTGCTGCCCGCGACCGCGGCCCGGCGGGCGAGCTCGGCATCGGACAGGACCTGGCGGGCGTGCGGCAGGAAGTTCGCGCCGGCGGGGGTCAGCCGCACCGAGCGCGTGTTGCGCTCGAACAGCCGTACCCCCAGTTCCTTCTCCAGCCCTCGGACCTGCTGGCTGAGCGGCGGCTGGGCCATGTTCAACCGCGCCGCGGCCCGCCCGAAGTGCAATTCTTCCGCGACAGCCACGAACCCGGCGATGTGGCGAAGCTCCACGGCACCCCATTTGAGTCGAATTCAGTATCAGTGCGGTGTGGATTCAGTATTGGACCATACTGAGTGCACCGTGTCACGGTATCGGCGACGCTCAACTCCCGGAGGAACACGCCGATGCCCGCATCGAAGACGGCGACGATGCGCGACGCGATCGCCGAGCACGTCGACGATGGCGACACTGTCGCGCTCGAAGGGTTCACCCACCTGATCCCGGTCGCCGCCGGCCACGAACTGATCCGGCAGCGCCGGCGGAACCTCACGATCGTGCGCATGACGCCCGACATCGTGTTCGACCAGCTCGTCGCCGCTGGTGCGGCCACCAAGATGATCTTCTCGTTCACCGGGAACAGTTCGGTCGGCTCACTGCACGCGATCCGGCGGGCGATCGAACACAGCGACCCGCGCCCACTGCAGATCGAGGAGTACAGCCACTTCGGGCTCCTCGGCCGCTACATCGCCGGTGCGTCCAACCTGCCGTTCTACCCGCTGCGCTCCGCGGGCGGCGACCTGCTGGCCCACAACCCCAACATCGGGACCGTGGTCTCGCCCTTCCCCGCCAGCGACGGCGGCACCGAGGAGGTCCACGCGGTGCCGCCGCTGCACCCCGACGTCGCGAT includes the following:
- a CDS encoding LysR family transcriptional regulator; its protein translation is MELRHIAGFVAVAEELHFGRAAARLNMAQPPLSQQVRGLEKELGVRLFERNTRSVRLTPAGANFLPHARQVLSDAELARRAAVAGSSGEVGRVSIGFAGASSHEAIPTLTKAVRAAYPGIELRLEGQTYAGVALARVADRELDIGFVRLPVRRSGVRTRVIQHERLVAALPSDHRLAGEPALDVADLAEEPFVAFPGTEGSSVRENMVRIALDAGYMPRIVQEAPDSYTILDLVAAGVGVTITVSSVQHIRRSGMVYRELRGDVPTIDSALAWREDNASAALHTVLRVAEQVLPTPSRSDVQGLEPGLD
- a CDS encoding CoA transferase subunit A, coding for MPASKTATMRDAIAEHVDDGDTVALEGFTHLIPVAAGHELIRQRRRNLTIVRMTPDIVFDQLVAAGAATKMIFSFTGNSSVGSLHAIRRAIEHSDPRPLQIEEYSHFGLLGRYIAGASNLPFYPLRSAGGDLLAHNPNIGTVVSPFPASDGGTEEVHAVPPLHPDVAIVHAQRADRLGNVQAWGILGPQQEVAFAARRTIAVVEEVADDSVIRSDPNRTTIPGLAVDAVVECPRGAHPSFVQGYYDRDNEFYRAWPAISRDPDALRSWLQEWVYDLPDHAAYLAKLGPAYFDQLRPVPAMSSPVDYGSAP